The Fusobacterium sp. JB019 genome includes a window with the following:
- a CDS encoding TrkA family potassium uptake protein, giving the protein MKQYLVIGLGSFGSSVLKTLYEAGEEVLGIDSKETEVQEIVNSNYAENAVILDATDEIQLKKIGVKNFDIVFVCVGAIEPSIMITLNLKELGVKKLIAKASSKKHRKLLEKVGADQVIYPEEYMGKRTALIAMEPNMIEHLRFSQDFLLAEIKAPSVFWEKTILEANIRKNYNVNIVGIKKITGKLIPNPTANTKLEKDDILIVVTDSKTANKLNGLIKKEFKED; this is encoded by the coding sequence ATGAAGCAATATTTAGTAATAGGGTTGGGAAGTTTTGGGAGTAGTGTTTTAAAAACTTTATACGAAGCAGGAGAAGAAGTTTTAGGAATAGATTCTAAAGAAACTGAAGTTCAAGAAATAGTGAATTCTAATTATGCTGAAAATGCAGTTATTTTAGATGCTACAGATGAGATACAATTAAAAAAAATAGGAGTTAAAAATTTTGATATAGTTTTTGTTTGTGTTGGAGCAATTGAACCGAGTATAATGATAACGCTTAATTTAAAAGAATTAGGGGTTAAAAAATTAATTGCTAAAGCATCAAGCAAAAAACATAGAAAACTTTTAGAGAAAGTTGGGGCAGATCAAGTAATATATCCTGAAGAATATATGGGGAAAAGAACAGCTCTTATAGCAATGGAGCCTAATATGATAGAACATTTAAGATTTTCTCAAGATTTTTTATTAGCAGAAATAAAGGCACCTTCAGTATTTTGGGAAAAAACTATCTTAGAAGCTAATATTAGAAAAAATTATAATGTGAATATAGTTGGAATAAAAAAGATAACAGGTAAATTAATTCCTAATCCCACAGCTAATACTAAATTAGAAAAAGATGATATATTGATTGTAGTAACAGATTCAAAAACAGCAAATAAATTAAACGGATTAATAAAAAAAGAATTTAAAGAAGATTAG
- a CDS encoding TrkH family potassium uptake protein, which produces MKKFNFFIKFSLSQKLIMGFMIAIIVGTLILMLPVATTSSQGLGFITALFTIASAICVTGLSVIDVSKELTNFGQMVLLIFIQLGGLGIMTFSSFIFMLIGKKITYEERELLKEERNVEDNGGIIGFLRKVILTVFSIEIIGAIFLTIGFLKEMPLKTAVYFGIFHSISAFCNAGFSLFTNGLEGYSSDFLINMTVAYLIIIGGIGFAVINSIVYSVRYKRNKLDLTSKVAVTITTILTVIGMFFFFVFEYRNNGTIGNMPLGQKILASFFQSVTTRTAGFNTVPIGNLTESSILMFCMLMFVGASPGSTGGGIKTTTMGVIIFYVIGVIRKKEKISIFNRRIGWEILNRAITILVLAIAYILTITLIILSIENITFNQAIFEVVSAFGTVGLTLGVTSDLGTVSRLLIIITMFIGRLGPMTFAIAFGGTNKIEKISFPKENIIVG; this is translated from the coding sequence ATGAAAAAATTTAATTTTTTTATAAAATTTTCTCTTTCTCAAAAATTAATAATGGGATTTATGATAGCTATAATTGTTGGAACATTAATTTTAATGTTACCAGTGGCAACAACAAGTAGCCAGGGGCTAGGTTTTATAACAGCTCTATTTACAATAGCTTCAGCAATTTGTGTGACAGGTTTATCTGTTATAGATGTAAGTAAAGAATTAACTAATTTTGGACAAATGGTTTTACTTATATTTATCCAACTTGGAGGGCTAGGAATAATGACTTTTTCTTCATTTATTTTTATGCTTATAGGAAAAAAGATAACTTATGAGGAAAGAGAATTATTAAAAGAAGAGAGAAATGTAGAAGATAATGGCGGAATTATTGGTTTTTTAAGGAAAGTTATTCTAACTGTTTTTTCAATAGAAATTATTGGAGCAATATTTTTGACAATTGGATTTTTAAAAGAAATGCCTTTGAAAACAGCTGTTTATTTTGGAATATTTCATAGTATTTCAGCTTTTTGTAATGCAGGTTTTAGTTTGTTTACTAATGGATTAGAAGGTTACTCTTCAGATTTTTTAATAAATATGACAGTGGCTTATTTAATAATTATAGGTGGAATTGGATTTGCAGTAATAAATTCTATAGTATATTCTGTAAGATACAAAAGGAATAAATTAGATTTAACTTCTAAAGTTGCAGTAACAATTACAACTATTTTAACTGTTATAGGTATGTTTTTTTTCTTTGTTTTTGAGTATAGAAATAACGGAACAATTGGAAATATGCCTTTAGGTCAAAAAATATTAGCTTCTTTTTTTCAAAGCGTAACTACTAGGACAGCAGGATTTAATACTGTACCAATTGGAAATTTAACAGAATCTTCTATATTAATGTTTTGTATGTTGATGTTTGTAGGAGCTTCTCCAGGATCGACTGGTGGAGGAATTAAAACGACAACAATGGGAGTAATAATTTTTTATGTTATAGGAGTAATTAGAAAAAAAGAAAAGATTTCTATATTTAATAGAAGAATAGGATGGGAGATATTAAACAGAGCTATAACTATTTTAGTTTTAGCAATAGCGTATATTTTAACAATAACTTTAATAATTTTATCTATAGAAAATATAACATTTAATCAAGCAATTTTTGAAGTAGTTTCAGCTTTTGGAACTGTGGGGCTGACTTTAGGAGTAACATCAGATTTAGGGACAGTATCTAGATTATTAATAATTATAACTATGTTTATAGGAAGATTAGGTCCTATGACATTTGCAATTGCTTTTGGTGGAACTAATAAAATTGAAAAAATAAGTTTCCCAAAAGAAAATATTATTGTAGGATAG
- the rpsO gene encoding 30S ribosomal protein S15, producing the protein MRSKLEITKEFGKNEKDTGSTRVQVAILTEEIKHLTEHLKVHKKDYHSRLGLLKKVGHRKRLLNYLASKDINEYRSLIAQLGIRK; encoded by the coding sequence ATGAGATCAAAATTAGAAATAACTAAAGAATTTGGAAAAAATGAAAAAGATACTGGTTCTACTAGAGTACAAGTAGCTATATTAACAGAGGAAATCAAACATTTAACAGAGCATTTAAAAGTTCACAAAAAAGATTACCATTCAAGATTAGGATTACTTAAAAAGGTAGGACACAGAAAAAGATTATTAAACTACTTAGCTTCAAAAGATATCAATGAATATAGAAGTTTAATTGCTCAATTAGGAATTAGAAAATAG
- the ftsH gene encoding ATP-dependent zinc metalloprotease FtsH, producing the protein MLEDKDKNLKSSISEEKNKEKLEIENEVKDDTIEEKESSKGDEELKEANLEENTEKESEDSEKEEKKKDPKKEKEIEKQLEERKNELKDKLYSGMNSKLNMKKSKLSFKGLIMLIFIITVLLSLPNMMSDMEKTPAKNVSYSEFIDLSKNQEIKSVEEKDGFVYGRIGEGEELKVYKTRMITNRLGQDANLVKTLENSSVVIKSTPPEELPFILNLLASWFPMLLLIGVWFFMLNKMNKGGGGPQIFNMGKSKAKENGEEISDVTFADVAGIDEAKQELQEVVEFLKEPEKFKNLGAKIPKGVLLLGNPGTGKTLLAKAVAGEAKVPFFSMSGSEFVEMFVGVGASRVRDLFAKARKSAPCIVFIDEIDAVGRKRGSGQGGGNDEREQTLNQLLVEMDGFGTGETIIVLAATNRPDVLDRALRRPGRFDRQVVVDAPDIKGRKAILEVHAKNKKFADDVDFQTLARKTVGLVGADLANILNEAAILAARQGREEINMADLEEASEKVEMGSEKRSKVVSEKEKLKTAYHEAGHAVINYLYMNDTDPVHKVTIIPRGMAGGYTMALPNEDRYYYSKKWFINKMKMCYGGRAADELVSGEVNTGASQDIKVATSIAQGIVTRYGMNEKFGPILLDGTNEGDMFQQKYYSDVTGKEVDEEIIRLVKETYAETVQALVDNREKLDALAHALCERETVMRTEFEALMRGEELPPLLLVKEKEIKQEEVEEKEETEKEEE; encoded by the coding sequence ATGCTAGAAGATAAAGATAAAAATCTTAAAAGTTCGATTTCTGAGGAGAAGAATAAAGAAAAATTGGAAATTGAAAATGAAGTTAAAGATGATACTATAGAGGAAAAAGAAAGTTCTAAAGGTGACGAAGAATTAAAAGAAGCTAATTTAGAAGAAAATACTGAAAAAGAATCAGAAGATTCTGAAAAAGAAGAAAAAAAGAAGGATCCTAAGAAAGAAAAAGAAATTGAAAAACAGTTAGAAGAAAGAAAGAACGAATTAAAAGATAAACTTTATTCAGGAATGAATTCAAAATTAAATATGAAAAAAAGCAAGTTAAGTTTTAAAGGATTGATAATGTTAATTTTTATTATAACAGTGTTACTTTCTTTACCAAACATGATGTCAGATATGGAGAAAACACCTGCCAAAAATGTATCATATAGTGAATTTATTGATCTTTCAAAAAATCAAGAGATAAAATCAGTTGAAGAAAAAGATGGTTTTGTTTATGGAAGAATTGGAGAGGGAGAAGAATTAAAAGTTTATAAAACTAGAATGATAACAAATAGATTAGGACAAGATGCTAATTTAGTTAAAACATTAGAGAATAGTAGTGTTGTAATAAAATCAACACCACCTGAAGAATTACCATTTATATTAAATTTACTTGCTTCGTGGTTCCCTATGTTACTTCTTATAGGAGTTTGGTTCTTCATGCTAAATAAGATGAACAAGGGAGGCGGAGGACCTCAAATATTTAATATGGGAAAATCAAAAGCAAAAGAAAATGGAGAAGAAATATCTGATGTAACTTTTGCAGATGTTGCAGGAATTGATGAAGCTAAGCAAGAACTTCAAGAAGTTGTAGAATTTTTAAAAGAACCTGAGAAATTTAAAAATTTAGGTGCTAAAATTCCAAAAGGAGTATTATTATTAGGAAATCCAGGTACAGGAAAAACTTTACTTGCTAAAGCAGTAGCAGGAGAAGCTAAAGTTCCATTCTTTAGTATGTCAGGATCAGAATTTGTAGAAATGTTTGTTGGTGTTGGAGCATCAAGAGTAAGAGATTTATTTGCTAAAGCTAGAAAATCAGCTCCATGTATAGTATTTATTGATGAGATAGATGCTGTTGGAAGAAAAAGAGGTTCTGGTCAAGGCGGAGGAAATGATGAAAGAGAACAAACTTTAAATCAACTTTTAGTTGAAATGGATGGGTTTGGAACTGGAGAAACTATTATAGTTTTGGCAGCAACAAATAGACCAGATGTTTTGGACAGAGCTCTAAGAAGACCAGGAAGATTTGATAGACAGGTTGTTGTAGACGCTCCGGATATAAAAGGAAGAAAAGCGATTTTAGAAGTACATGCTAAAAATAAAAAATTTGCAGATGATGTAGACTTTCAAACGTTAGCGAGAAAAACAGTAGGTTTAGTAGGAGCAGATCTTGCAAATATATTAAATGAAGCAGCAATTTTAGCAGCAAGACAAGGTAGAGAAGAAATAAATATGGCTGACTTGGAAGAGGCTTCTGAAAAAGTTGAAATGGGTTCAGAAAAAAGATCAAAAGTAGTTTCTGAAAAAGAAAAACTAAAAACAGCTTATCATGAAGCTGGACATGCAGTGATAAATTATTTATATATGAATGATACAGATCCTGTTCATAAAGTAACAATAATACCTAGAGGTATGGCAGGTGGATATACAATGGCACTACCTAATGAGGACAGATATTATTATTCTAAAAAATGGTTTATTAATAAAATGAAAATGTGTTATGGGGGAAGAGCTGCAGATGAATTAGTATCTGGAGAAGTAAATACAGGAGCAAGCCAAGATATTAAAGTTGCTACTAGTATAGCTCAGGGAATAGTAACAAGATATGGTATGAACGAAAAATTTGGACCAATTTTATTAGATGGAACAAATGAAGGGGATATGTTCCAACAAAAGTATTATAGTGATGTAACGGGTAAAGAAGTTGATGAAGAAATTATAAGACTTGTAAAAGAAACTTATGCAGAGACAGTACAAGCTTTAGTAGATAATAGAGAAAAATTGGATGCCTTAGCTCATGCGTTATGTGAAAGAGAAACAGTTATGAGAACTGAGTTTGAAGCTCTTATGAGAGGGGAAGAATTACCTCCTTTACTATTAGTTAAAGAAAAGGAAATTAAACAAGAAGAAGTAGAAGAAAAAGAAGAAACAGAAAAAGAAGAAGAATAA
- the tilS gene encoding tRNA lysidine(34) synthetase TilS, translated as MNVIDKVIRRIEIEKLVKQNDRIVLGCSGGPDSIFLLEVFLKIRSKYNLTLALAHINHLYRGEFALRDENHVKKIGEKNNIPVFVRKKSMENLSKEKKITLEEAGREIRYSFFDEVLEKINGNKVALAHNLDDQVETFLFRMMRGSSLEGLEGIAEVRDKFIRPMNEIYKKDILEYLDQNSIEYMLDHTNFENEYTRNSIRLDLIPFIEKRYNPKFKDKIFNLMKEIKEINSTIEIDYNDYIDVNKLNWQKIFNENPYIQKKVINKFLNLNNIQTSRSKIENIFKLLKTTGSKKIKLDKDYTLLKEYDRITIVQNKIKEKELETTTLKIPGEVIFGDYIISTFNIENKIKLNETDFLTTLKEGEDLLIRIRKPGDRIKLKGLENPKKVKDIMINSKVPKSKRESLPIILCKDEIVCIGNIKKSEKFISRDKKGTVVLNVRRKEC; from the coding sequence ATGAATGTAATAGATAAAGTTATAAGAAGAATAGAAATAGAAAAATTAGTAAAGCAAAATGATAGGATAGTTTTAGGGTGTTCAGGAGGACCAGATTCTATTTTTTTATTAGAAGTTTTTTTAAAAATTAGAAGCAAATACAACTTAACATTAGCTTTAGCTCATATAAATCATTTATATAGAGGAGAGTTTGCATTAAGGGATGAGAATCATGTGAAAAAAATAGGAGAAAAGAATAATATTCCAGTATTTGTAAGAAAAAAAAGTATGGAAAATCTATCTAAAGAAAAGAAAATAACATTAGAAGAAGCTGGTAGAGAAATCAGATATTCATTTTTTGATGAGGTTTTAGAAAAAATAAATGGAAATAAAGTGGCTTTAGCTCATAATTTAGACGATCAAGTAGAAACTTTTTTATTTAGAATGATGAGAGGTTCTTCTCTAGAAGGGTTAGAGGGGATAGCAGAAGTTAGAGATAAATTTATAAGGCCTATGAATGAAATATATAAAAAGGATATTTTAGAATATTTGGATCAAAATAGTATAGAATATATGCTGGATCATACTAATTTTGAAAATGAATATACAAGAAACTCTATAAGATTAGATTTAATACCTTTTATAGAAAAAAGGTATAATCCTAAATTTAAAGATAAAATTTTTAATTTAATGAAAGAAATAAAAGAAATTAATAGTACAATTGAAATTGATTATAATGATTATATTGATGTGAACAAATTAAATTGGCAAAAGATTTTCAATGAAAATCCTTACATTCAAAAGAAAGTTATAAATAAATTTTTAAATTTAAATAATATCCAAACTTCAAGAAGCAAAATAGAAAATATATTTAAATTATTGAAAACTACGGGAAGTAAAAAAATAAAATTGGATAAAGACTATACTCTATTAAAAGAGTATGATAGAATAACAATAGTACAGAACAAAATAAAAGAAAAAGAATTAGAAACTACTACACTTAAAATTCCTGGTGAGGTAATTTTTGGAGATTATATTATATCGACTTTTAACATAGAAAATAAAATAAAATTAAATGAGACTGATTTTTTAACAACTTTAAAAGAAGGAGAAGATCTTTTAATTAGAATTAGAAAACCTGGTGATAGGATTAAGTTAAAAGGATTAGAAAATCCAAAAAAGGTTAAAGATATAATGATAAATTCAAAAGTACCTAAATCTAAAAGAGAAAGTTTGCCTATAATTTTATGTAAAGATGAAATAGTATGTATAGGGAATATAAAAAAGAGTGAAAAATTTATCTCAAGAGATAAAAAGGGAACAGTTGTGCTAAATGTAAGGAGGAAAGAATGCTAG
- a CDS encoding B12-binding domain-containing radical SAM protein: MIILDNILVGINSKYVHTNLAIRYLKKFVLENSNYEIDIYENTINNNINKIIRDIVEKKPKNIFFSVYIWNVEMVLKIAKELKKILKDSNILFGGPEVSYIPKEIMESNEFIDGIMIGEGEITILSYLNKDENQLGIYYRENNKIKFNGYQRLIDNLDIVPFPYTDEELGDIHKIVYYESARGCPFNCSYCMSSIDKSVRFFSLERTKKDLKKFIDIGTKLVKFVDRTFNLNKKRYLEIWRFLLENYREDIVFHFEINANIFDDEVLEFLKKVPREFFQFEIGVQTINYDTMKSINRKNDLQKLFHNVTEINKTIHLHLDLIAGLPYEDYETFGKSFNYVYKTKCEMIQLGFLKILSGTEMETKVEEYGYKYIDYPPYEFLYNKFLSYEDVCKLKDLEEVLDYYYNSQKFLKSLEFVISNFYKSPFKFFEEIGRYYKNNGYLDIAHKEVAIFNYFVDFYNMKDFPKKDEFLEYLKFDYLMIKKPGYYPEWLNSYKNKEKYKNEVEKMDFKTSREAYKKTEIERFNFDIDTLKVDKIDILFNYKKKKTTYFIV; encoded by the coding sequence GTGATAATATTGGATAATATTTTGGTTGGAATAAATAGTAAATATGTTCATACAAATTTAGCAATTAGATATTTAAAGAAATTTGTACTAGAGAATAGTAATTATGAAATAGATATATATGAAAATACAATAAACAATAATATAAATAAAATCATAAGAGATATAGTTGAAAAAAAGCCAAAAAATATATTCTTTTCAGTTTATATTTGGAATGTTGAAATGGTTTTAAAAATAGCAAAAGAATTAAAAAAAATATTAAAGGATAGTAATATATTATTTGGGGGACCAGAAGTTAGCTATATTCCTAAAGAAATAATGGAAAGTAATGAATTTATTGATGGAATAATGATAGGAGAGGGAGAAATAACAATTTTATCTTATTTGAATAAAGATGAAAATCAACTAGGAATTTATTATAGAGAAAATAACAAAATAAAATTTAATGGTTATCAAAGACTAATAGATAACTTAGATATAGTTCCTTTTCCGTATACAGATGAAGAATTAGGAGATATACATAAAATAGTTTATTATGAATCTGCAAGAGGATGTCCTTTTAATTGTTCTTATTGTATGTCTTCAATAGATAAAAGTGTTAGATTCTTTTCTTTAGAAAGAACTAAAAAAGATTTGAAAAAATTTATAGATATTGGGACTAAATTAGTTAAATTTGTGGATAGAACTTTTAATTTAAATAAAAAAAGATATTTAGAAATATGGAGATTTTTACTTGAAAATTATAGAGAGGATATTGTCTTTCATTTTGAAATAAATGCAAATATTTTTGACGATGAGGTTCTTGAATTTTTAAAAAAAGTACCTAGAGAATTTTTTCAATTTGAAATAGGAGTTCAAACAATAAATTATGATACAATGAAATCAATAAATAGAAAAAATGATTTACAAAAATTATTTCATAATGTTACAGAAATAAATAAGACGATACATTTACATTTAGATCTAATAGCGGGTCTTCCTTATGAGGATTATGAAACTTTTGGGAAGTCCTTTAATTATGTTTATAAAACAAAATGTGAAATGATTCAACTAGGTTTTTTGAAAATTCTAAGTGGAACAGAAATGGAAACTAAAGTAGAGGAATATGGTTATAAATATATAGATTATCCTCCTTATGAATTTTTATATAACAAATTTTTATCTTATGAGGATGTTTGTAAATTAAAAGACTTAGAAGAAGTTCTTGATTATTATTATAACTCTCAAAAGTTTTTAAAATCTTTAGAGTTTGTAATATCTAATTTTTATAAAAGTCCATTTAAATTTTTTGAAGAAATAGGAAGGTATTATAAAAATAATGGATATTTAGATATAGCGCATAAAGAAGTGGCAATATTTAATTATTTTGTAGATTTTTATAACATGAAAGATTTTCCTAAAAAAGATGAATTTTTGGAATATTTAAAATTTGATTATTTAATGATTAAAAAACCTGGTTATTATCCAGAGTGGCTTAACTCATATAAAAACAAAGAAAAATATAAGAACGAAGTTGAAAAAATGGATTTTAAAACTTCAAGAGAAGCTTATAAAAAAACAGAAATAGAAAGATTTAATTTTGATATAGATACTTTAAAAGTGGATAAAATAGATATTTTATTTAATTATAAAAAGAAAAAAACAACTTATTTTATTGTATAA